The Panicum hallii strain FIL2 chromosome 9, PHallii_v3.1, whole genome shotgun sequence genome has a window encoding:
- the LOC112875567 gene encoding probable inactive receptor kinase RLK902, giving the protein MRSTPAPPPPWRPRRIHSALPLLLLVAAALAARAGADDLASDGRALLAFRDAVGPRLAWNASDPAGACSWTGVTCENGRVAVLRLPGATLSGAIPAGTLGNLTALHTLSLRLNGLSGALPDDLANAAALRNVFLNGNRLSGGFPRGVLGIQGLVRLALDGNDLSGPIPAALGNLTHLRTLLLENNRFSGEIPDLKQQLQQFNVSFNQLNGSVPAALRSQPRSAFLGTGLCGGPLGPCPGEVSPSPAPAGQTPSPTPVPSGSGSGGSNGGSNGGNGGESGHKSKKLSGGAIAGIAIGSALGAALLLFLLVCLCRRSGGTKTQSLEMPPPSPTPAAVAGGRKPPEMTSGAAVAPLTTIGHPNAPIGQSTSGKKLVFFGSAAAVAPFDLEDLLRASAEVLGKGAFGTTYKAVLESGATVAVKRLKDVTLSEPEFRERISEIGELQHEFIVPLRAYYYSKDEKLLVYDFMPMGSLSAVLHGNRSSGRTPLNWDLRSSIALAAARGVEYIHSTSSTASHGNIKSSNVLLGKSYQARVSDNGLTTLVAPSSSPSRTTGYRAPEVTDSRRVSQKADVYSFGVLLLELLTGKAPSQAALNDEGVDLPRWVQSVNRSEWSSEVFDMELMRHQNGEEQMAQILQLAIDCVAQVPEARPSMAHVVTRIEDIKKSGVASNIEEGDDQSSKAESEVPTNPFAP; this is encoded by the exons atgcgGTCGAcaccggccccgccgccgccgtggcggccCCGGCGCATCCATTCCGCGCTCCCCCTGCTCCTGCTCGTCgccgcggcgctggcggcgcgggcgggggccgACGACCTGGCGAGCGACGGGCGGGCGCTGCTGGCGTTCCGGGATGCCGTGGGCCCGCGCCTGGCGTGGAACGCGTCGGACCCCGCGGGCGCCTGCTCGTGGACGGGGGTCACCTGCGAGAACGGCCGCGTGGCGGTGCTGCGCCTCCCCGGGGCAACGCTCTCGGGGGCGATCCCGGCGGGAACGCTCGGGAACCTGACGGCGCTCCACACACTCAGCCTCCGCCTCAACGGGCTCTCCGGCGCGCTCCCGGACGACCTTGCCAACGCCGCCGCGCTCCGGAACGTCTTCCTCAACGGCAACAGGCTGTCCGGCGGGTTCCCGCGGGGGGTTCTCGGGATACAGGGGCTCGTCAGGCTCGCGCTTGACGGGAACGACCTGTCCGGGCCCATTCCGGCGGCGCTAGGCAACCTCACGCACCTCAGGACCCTGCTTCTCGAGAACAATCGCTTCTCCGGCGAGATTCCGGATTTGaagcagcagctgcagcagttCAATGTCTCGTTCAACCAGCTGAACGGATCTGTCCCGGCCGCACTCCGGTCACAGCCGCGCTCCGCGTTCCTGGGGACGGGCTTGTGCGGCGGTCCCTTGGGGCCTTGCCCTGGTGAGGTATCCCCTTCCCCAGCTCCAGCGGGGCAGACTCCATCGCCGACGCCGGTGCCCAGCGGCAGTGGCAGCGGCGGCAGTAACGGCGGCAGCAACGGTGGAAATGGCGGAGAAAGTGGCCATAAGAGCAAGAAGCTATCTGGCGGCGCCATTGCCGGAATCGCCATAGGCTCCGCCCTGGGAGCCGCGCTTCTCCTCTTTCTCCTCGTCTGCCTCTGTCGCAGGTCGGGGGGCACTAAGACGCAGTCTCTGGAGATGCCACCCCCTTCTCCCACGCCTGCTGCTGTTGCCGGCGGTCGGAAACCACCCGAGATGACCAGCGGCGCGGCTGTAGCCCCGTTGACCACAATAGGCCACCCTAATGCTCCTATCGGCCAGTCGACATCTGGTAAGAAGTTGGTCTTCTTTGGGTCAGCGGCCGCCGTGGCACCATTCGACCTGGAGGACCTGCTGCGCGCGTCGGCTGAGGTGCTCGGAAAAGGAGCGTTTGGTACAACATACAAGGCAGTGCTCGAGTCTGGGGCAACTGTGGCGGTGAAGCGGCTCAAGGACGTGACTCTATCcgagcctgagttccgtgaacGCATTTCTGAGATTGGTGAGCTTCAGCATGAGTTCATCGTGCCGCTCCGTGCCTACTACTACAGCAAAGATGAGAAGCTACTTGTATACGACTTCATGCCCATGGGTAGCCTTTCTGCAGTCCTGCACG GTAACAGAAGTTCTGGCCGTACACCACTAAACTGGGATTTAAGGTCAAGTATTGCCCTAGCTGCAGCCCGTGGTGTGGAGTACATTCACTCAACAAGCTCGACAGCTTCCCACGGCAACATCAAGTCATCCAACGTCCTCCTCGGTAAATCATATCAAGCACGTGTATCAGACAACGGGCTTACCACTCTTGTTGCTCCATCATCTTCACCGTCTCGCACCACTGGATACCGTGCGCCCGAGGTTACTGATTCCCGGAGGGTTTCCCAGAAGGCAGATGTTTACAGCTTCGGTGTTCTGTTGCTTGAGCTGCTCACAGGCAAGGCCCCTAGCCAGGCTGCTCTCAACGATGAGGGTGTCGATCTGCCCAGATGGGTGCAGTCAGTTAATCGCTCAGAGTGGAGTTCAGAGGTGTTTGATATGGAGCTCATGAGACATCAGAATGGCGAGGAACAGATGGCTCAGATCCTCCAGCTTGCTATAGACTGTGTAGCACAAGTCCCAGAGGCGCGCCCATCAATGGCACATGTTGTTACGCGGATAGAGGATATCAAGAAGTCAGGCGTGGCCTCAAACATTGAAGAAGGTGATGATCAATCTTCCAAGGCTGAATCGGAGGTGCCCACCAACCCTTTCGCTCCTTGA
- the LOC112877296 gene encoding uncharacterized protein LOC112877296, which translates to MEGEVKGGTVWTASQSSFVQTFLANLVVDGTKTSTGYKKVHLNACAKALNEHFKINRSGEQIANHLKTLKKKYARINILKNKSASCWDDENFIIRWDHEMYTSHFKDEEGKDRNKGDDEYINKPLPYYANLATIFGDSVATGQFAKMSSEPLGVDADEEANKEEMNVGTTSNGTLAQEDTAASGNRPSKRTKRDDNGADPLIEALDRGTETIANAIRDAASKKALPPGLFEAVDSLPGFELEHKAEYYSYLLNNPNIAHGFMDAPLLYKLSMVTKFVNSNM; encoded by the exons ATGGAGGGAGAGGTCAAGGGTGGCACTGTTTGGACAGCAAGTCAATCCAGTTTTGTTCAAACTTTTCTTGCTAACCTTGTTGTTGATGGAACCAAAACCTCTACGGGTTATAAGAAAGTTCATCTCAACGCTTGTGCTAAGGCGTTGAATGAGCATTTCAAGATTAATAGAAGCGGTGAACAGATTGCCAATCATTTGAAAACATTGAAGAAAAAGTATGCTAGGATCAACATACTTAAGAACAAGAGTGCTTCTTGTTGGGATGATGAAAATTTTATCATTCGTTGGGATCATGAGATGTATACTAGTCATTTCAAG GATGAAGAGGGAAAGGATAGAAACAAGGGTGATGACGAGTACATAAACAAGCCGCTCCCGTACTATGCCAATCTAGCTACCATATTTGGTGACAGTGTTGCAACGGGACAATTTGCAAAGATGTCAAGTGAACCTCTTGGGGTAGATGCTGATGAGGAAGCAAACAAAGAGGAGATGAATGTTGGGACAACCTCTAATGGTACTCTTGCCCAAGAAGACACAGCGGCTTCAGGAAATAGGCCATCCAAGAGAACCAAAAGGGATGACAATGGAGCTGATCCTTTGATTGAAGCCCTTGATCGTGGTACTGAAACCATAGCTAATGCCATACGTGATGCAGCATCAAAGAAAGCTTTGCCACCGGGTTTGTTTGAAGCTGTGGATAGCCTTCCTGGTTTTGAGCTTGAGCACAAGGCGGAGTACTACTCTTATTTGTTGAACAATCCTAATATTGCACATGGCTTCATGGATGCGCCGCTGTTGTACAAGCTCTCTATGGTTACCAAGTTTGTTAATTCTAATATGTAG